In Carya illinoinensis cultivar Pawnee chromosome 9, C.illinoinensisPawnee_v1, whole genome shotgun sequence, the following are encoded in one genomic region:
- the LOC122275023 gene encoding 60S ribosomal protein L12, whose product MPPKFDPSQVVDVYVRVTGGEVGAASSLAPKIGPLGLSPKKIGEDIAKETAKDWKGLRVTVKLTVQNRQAKVSVVPSAAALVIKALKEPERDRKKTKNIKHNGNISLDDVIEIAKVMRHRSMAKDLSGTVKEILGTCVSVGCTVDGKDPKDLQQEITDGDVEIPLD is encoded by the coding sequence ATGCCTCCGAAGTTCGACCCCTCCCAGGTTGTGGACGTTTACGTCCGTGTCACCGGAGGCGAGGTGGGCGCGGCGAGTTCACTCGCCCCGAAGATCGGGCCGCTCGGTCTATCCCCGAAGAAGATCGGAGAGGACATAGCTAAGGAGACGGCTAAGGACTGGAAGGGCCTCCGTGTGACGGTCAAGCTCACTGTCCAGAACCGTCAGGCAAAGGTCTCGGTTGTTCCATCTGCTGCCGCTCTAGTCATCAAGGCCCTGAAGGAGCCCGAGCGCGACCGCAAGAAGACCAAGAACATTAAGCATAATGGCAACATCTCTCTCGACGACGTCATAGAGATCGCCAAGGTCATGCGGCACCGATCCATGGCCAAGGACCTCAGTGGCACCGTCAAGGAGATTCTAGGCACCTGCGTCTCGGTTGGATGTACGGTCGACGGCAAGGACCCCAAGGATCTCCAGCAGGAGATCACCGATGGTGACGTCGAGATACCCCTAGATTGA
- the LOC122277433 gene encoding tRNA 2'-phosphotransferase 1-like isoform X1, which yields MWASLTTASSIRFLWYCRIFLPPVPVTAFSLRNRSPALGFMEKTNATSSNFATFAHSSRSGGRGRGMEMRNDREKSRGRGGGGSGKDKIDALGRLLTRILRHMASELNLNLRSDGYVKVQDLLKLNIKTFANIQLKLHTIDDIREAVRKDNKQRFSLLEENGELWIRANQGHSITTVESESLLKPILLAEEVPVCVHGTYVKNLELILESGLKRMKRLHVHFSCGLPTDGEVISGMRRDVNVLIFLDVRKALEEGMKLYISDNNVILTEGFDGIVPVKYFEKIESWPDRKPILF from the exons ATGTGGGCTTCTCTGACTACCGCCAGCAGCATCCGATTTCTATGGTACTGCCGTATTTTCCTGCCACCTGTACCCGTAACTGCTTTCTCTCTGCGCAATCGGAGTCCTGCCCTAGGTTTCATGGAAAAGACAAATGCCACCAGCTCTAATTTTGCTACTTTTGCCCATTCCAGTAGAAG CGGTGGAAGAGGAAGGGGTATGGAGATGAGAAATGATAGAGAGAAATCAAGAGGGCGTGGGGGTGGTGGCTCTGGCAAAGATAAGATTGATGCTCTTGGAAGGCTATT GACACGTATTTTACGCCATATGGCCTCTGAGTTGAATTTGAATTTGCGGAGTGATGGTTACGTGAAGGTTCAAGATCTTTTAAAGCTGAATATTAAGACTTTCGCtaatattcagttaaaattACACACCATTGATGATATTAGGGAG GCTGTCAGAAAGGATAATAAGCAGCGTTTCAGCCTCTTGGAAGAAAATGGGGAGCTTTGGATACGTGCAAACCAAGGCCACTCAATAACG ACAGTTGAGTCGGAAAGCTTGTTGAAACCAATCCTTTTAGCTGAAGAAGTTCCAG TGTGCGTACACGGAACCTATGTGAAGAATTTGGAATTGATTCTGGAGTCCGGTCTGAAACGCATGAAAAGATTGCATGTTCACTTTTCATGCGGTTTGCCAACAGATGGGGAAGTAATAAGTG GTATGAGGCGGGATGTCAATGTGTTGATCTTCCTTGATGTCAGAAAAGCTTTGGAAG AGGGAATGAAGCTTTACATTTCAGataacaatgttattttaaCTGAAGGTTTCGATGGGATTGTGCCAGTCAAGTACTTTGAAAAGATAGAATCATGGCCAGACAGGAAACCCATCCTCTTCTGA
- the LOC122277433 gene encoding tRNA 2'-phosphotransferase 1-like isoform X2 encodes MNSRMETLLDNGGRGRGMEMRNDREKSRGRGGGGSGKDKIDALGRLLTRILRHMASELNLNLRSDGYVKVQDLLKLNIKTFANIQLKLHTIDDIREAVRKDNKQRFSLLEENGELWIRANQGHSITTVESESLLKPILLAEEVPVCVHGTYVKNLELILESGLKRMKRLHVHFSCGLPTDGEVISGMRRDVNVLIFLDVRKALEEGMKLYISDNNVILTEGFDGIVPVKYFEKIESWPDRKPILF; translated from the exons atgaattctaggATGGAAACTTTATTAGACAA CGGTGGAAGAGGAAGGGGTATGGAGATGAGAAATGATAGAGAGAAATCAAGAGGGCGTGGGGGTGGTGGCTCTGGCAAAGATAAGATTGATGCTCTTGGAAGGCTATT GACACGTATTTTACGCCATATGGCCTCTGAGTTGAATTTGAATTTGCGGAGTGATGGTTACGTGAAGGTTCAAGATCTTTTAAAGCTGAATATTAAGACTTTCGCtaatattcagttaaaattACACACCATTGATGATATTAGGGAG GCTGTCAGAAAGGATAATAAGCAGCGTTTCAGCCTCTTGGAAGAAAATGGGGAGCTTTGGATACGTGCAAACCAAGGCCACTCAATAACG ACAGTTGAGTCGGAAAGCTTGTTGAAACCAATCCTTTTAGCTGAAGAAGTTCCAG TGTGCGTACACGGAACCTATGTGAAGAATTTGGAATTGATTCTGGAGTCCGGTCTGAAACGCATGAAAAGATTGCATGTTCACTTTTCATGCGGTTTGCCAACAGATGGGGAAGTAATAAGTG GTATGAGGCGGGATGTCAATGTGTTGATCTTCCTTGATGTCAGAAAAGCTTTGGAAG AGGGAATGAAGCTTTACATTTCAGataacaatgttattttaaCTGAAGGTTTCGATGGGATTGTGCCAGTCAAGTACTTTGAAAAGATAGAATCATGGCCAGACAGGAAACCCATCCTCTTCTGA